A genomic window from Coccinella septempunctata chromosome 9, icCocSept1.1, whole genome shotgun sequence includes:
- the LOC123320030 gene encoding MOB kinase activator-like 3 encodes MALNNFLDFFQKEKTFRPRKKFAHGTIRYSLHKQACASLNSGINLRNAVKLPSGEDLNDWVAVHVVDFFNRINLIYGTISEYCTDQTCPTMSGGPRFEYLWADGVKYKKPTPLPAREYISNLMDWIEIQINNQALFPCTSDLPFPKNFLSHCSKILARLHRVFVHVYIHHFQNIVTIAAEAHVNTCYKHFYYFVTEFDLVSTKELEPLREMASKICKDSPE; translated from the exons ATGGCCCTCAATAACTTTTTGGACTTCTTTCAGAAGGAAAAG ACTTTTAGACCTAGGAAAAAGTTTGCTCATGGCACAATAAGATACAGCTTGCATAAGCAAGCTTGTGCTAGTTTAAACTCTGGCATAAATCTGAGAAATGCTGTTAAATTACCTTCAGGGGAAGATTTGAATGATTGGGTAGCCGTGCATG TTGTGGATTTCTTCAATAGAATCAATCTCATTTATGGTACAATTTCTGAATATTGTACGGACCAGACATGCCCAACTATGTCTGGTGGGCCACGCTTTGAATATTTGTGGGCCGATGGGGTTAAGTACAAAAAACCAACACCCCTACCGGCTCGAGAGTATATCAGCAACCTTATGGATTGGATTGAGATACAAATAAATAACCAAGCGCTATTTCCTTGTACCTCAGATCTTCCCTTTCCAAAGAATTTCCTCAGTCACTGTAGCAAAATCTTAGCGAGATTACACAGAGTTTTCGTCCACGTTTAtatacatcattttcaaaacATCGTGACAATAGCAGCC gAAGCTCACGTTAATACCTGCTATAAACATTTCTACTATTTCGTGACTGAGTTTGATCTGGTCAGTACCAAAGAATTAGAGCCATTACGTGAGATGGCTTCTAAAATTTGCAAGGATTCACCTGAGTAA
- the LOC123320029 gene encoding zinc finger protein 845-like, giving the protein MREMETKLCRICGRLGTTHQDIFRIEGLKHKIETCLPIFVTQHCLLPDNICEECLENITKFYYFIKNCLQSIIVLESQYDVAESCLKSKRRHDKSCLVNFNEPRKAQETQTEDTYDILFTKYSEQNSDKIELPFKGCDIKLVDYEVDSEMSESDNKLHNKGVVVVNKKTHKKVDDLLNTLLSKTAFTKQYFDDCENSLINDIAHRKGVKRKPDVIENVQPKICRIDTINRRKNRAPKKLQNNPQVNGFTETVLASDQNLITSDLILPQSCLLCDEKFSGPAALAAHIFEIHDLDLNKTVENLSDRKKKIPNLLKISDIKRNSSSDDNQHDSNSPKTNQEEFSCQICPYSSSTKQNLRLHCRSEHPVEVPLMCGICFQPMTSLVNLRNHLKICAIEYPVKTRYYCSICKYGEDGMREMENHVLIHEFLIDICKREVKMFDPADYVELNNSCELGPVSPSSKDLSCSLCFQSNFQSFKDFSRHRRTQHSKFHCDLCNKFYGRNSHLWKHVNRLHKNHPSITCQICQKTSASKYHLEQHFAKIHSAKQKTDRRNINVVEDQSVFVKYGFLDREKKSTSSEFEEASDQETSDEVFATDVSVPKEVDASSHLYTNIITNYTPPPNEGDFKCPKCSKGFSKKLLLKKHKKNCRPKSQKDLLTRCKSCSRIFKDRQSLAKHLVNYHSEYTCEICSQKAQSKCEIVSHIRFTHPKCKLFCKVCGNILRSQQNLSDHLNDHSNSYICQFCGDSLPSKIKLKMHILSLHRKILSLSCGICLKLFENQHILKDHVQLVHKNDLRPLTSCTVCGKNYGSKWKTYDHLNKSHGRIFKVCKACLEIFNTEEELNLHCEELHSSKNQNVTIVKNNYPKEDVEEIEESESCKEEIEDVEDVGTEELFSPFAQDLSAMKISLLEKRLLGKKINEENQTKIEDKTKLNPTKTKQPLKKDSPRYEDDIAAQQGSSKRTVYVDSDVPSLCEICFKTWPAKKHLWQHYIRCHKSVAATVCGICLKTNVDYRTLQRHLRQNHPTLLHGQGFGSNFICKICGRYHNASSKLKLHMAIHENFDWSILENEGEINGEKLKTEHNETYYESLIEQVECSSNEDEESEDERKVDKVDLSSSEDDSESETISEDSNQNRHKFRCNSSENSGMEKYQLKSDNLNVDKKFSGTPVEFQTTESEDSSSESCSSEEEGTIGRSNTASSNDVMIVNGLTNSNSNVILVDSMGDSMTFTDNNLFGFKTEELDSAVKSISRECESQVKEDLEVEYCELSIGAALNDGEIESAVGSIL; this is encoded by the exons ATGAGAGAAATGGAGACGAAATTATGCAGAATATGTGGGCGATTGGGTACAACCCATCAAGATATCTTCAGGATAGAAGGACTGAAACACAAAATAGAAACTTGCCTTCCAATATTT GTTACACAGCATTGCCTCCTGCCGGACAATATATGCGAAGAATGCTTGGAAAACATAACGAAATTCTATTACTTCATCAAAAATTGTCTCCAGAGTATAATCGTACTGGAATCTCAGTACGATGTTGCAGAATCATGTTTAAAGTCAAAAAGAAGGCACGACAAAAGTTGCCTAGTTAATTTCAACGAACCTAGAAAAGCTCAAGAAACCCAAACTGAAGATACATATgatatattatttacaaaatattctgaaCAAAATTCAGACAAAATCGAGTTACCATTTAAAGGTTGTGATATAAAGTTAGTCGATTACGAGGTTGATTCTGAAATGTCAGAGTCCGATAATAAGTTGCACAATAAAGGAGTTGTGGTTGTAAATAAGAAAACTCATAAGAAGGTTGATGATTTACTGAATACTCTCTTGAGTAAAACTGCTTTTACCAAACAGTATTTTGATGATTGCGAGAATAGCTTGATAAACGATATAGCCCACAGGAAGGGAGTCAAGAGAAAACCGGATGTGATTGAGAATGTTCAACCGAAAATTTGCAGAATCGACACTATTAACCGTAGGAAGAATAGGGCGCCcaaaaaactgcaaaataaCCCTCAAGTAAACGGATTTACAGAAACTGTACTAGCCAGTGATCAG AATCTTATAACATCGGACTTAATCTTACCTCAAAGTTGTCTCTTGTGCGATGAAAAGTTCAGTGGCCCTGCGGCTTTGGCAGCGCATATTTTCGAGATACACGATCTGGATTTGAATAAAACTGTGGAGAATTTATCGGATAGGAAAAAAAAGATTCcgaatttattgaaaatctCCGATATAAAAAGGAATAGTAGTTCCG ATGACAATCAGCATGATTCTAACTCCCCTAAGACGAATCAGGAAGAGTTTTCCTGTCAAATTTGTCCTTATTCGTCTTCCACCAAGCAAAATTTACGCCTGCACTGTCgttctgaacaccctgtggaaGTCCCTCTGATGTGCGGAATATGCTTTCAACCGATGACATCCTTGGTGAATTTGAGAAACCACCTTAAGATCTGCGCAATCGAGTACCCAGTGAAAACTAGGTATTATTGCTCTATCTGCAAATACGGGGAGGATGGCATGAGGGAAATGGAGAATCACGTGTTGATCCACGAGTTCTTGATCGATATCTGCAAGAGGGAGGTTAAAATGTTCGATCCGGCTGATTATGTTGAGCTGAACAATTCCTGCGAGCTAG GTCCTGTTTCACCGTCATCCAAAGACTTGAGTTGCAGCCTCTGCTTCCAGTCCAATTTCCAATCGTTCAAGGATTTTAGCAGGCATCGTAGGACCCAGCACAGTAAATTCCATTGTGACCTCTGCAACAAGTTCTATGGGAGGAATTCCCACCTCTGGAAGCACGTCAATAGGCTCCACAAGAACCACCCGAGCATAACCTGCCAGATTTGTCAGAAGACCAGCGCCTCCAAGTACCACCTAGAGCAGCATTTCGCTAAAATTCACTCTGCCAAACAGAAGACTGATCGTCGAAATATCAACGTGGTAGAAGACCAATCTGTTTTCGTGAAGTACGGTTTCTTGGATCGGGAAAAGAAGAGCACCTCTTCGGAATTCGAGGAGGCCTCGGATCAAGAGACCTCCGACGAGGTTTTTGCGACCGACGTTTCTGTCCCCAAGGAGGTAGACGCCTCCAGTCACCTTTACACCAACATCATAACGAACTACACCCCACCCCCTAACGAAGGGGACTTCAAGTGCCCCAAGTGTTCCAAGGGTTTCTCAAAGAAGCTGCTGCTGAAGAAACACAAGAAAAACTGCAGGCCAAAATCGCAGAAAGACCTGTTGACCCGCTGTAAATCCTGCTCGAGGATATTCAAGGACCGGCAGAGTTTAGCCAAGCATTTGGTGAACTACCACTCGGAATACACCTGTGAAATTTGCTCCCAAAAGGCGCAAAGCAAATGCGAGATAGTGTCCCATATAAGATTCACCCATCCGAAGTGCAAGCTCTTCTGTAAAGTGTGCGGTAACATCCTTCGCTCCCAACAGAACCTGTCGGACCACCTAAACGACCATTCCAACTCCTACATCTGTCAGTTCTGCGGTGACTCTCTACCGTCTAAGATCAAATTGAAGATGCATATCTTGAGCCTGCACCGAAAAATCCTGAGTTTGAGCTGCGGGATCTGCCTGAAGCTGTTTGAAAACCAGCACATCCTGAAGGACCACGTCCAGCTGGTGCACAAGAACGACCTGAGACCCCTGACTTCTTGCACGGTTTGCGGTAAGAACTACGGCTCCAAGTGGAAGACCTACGACCACCTGAACAAGTCCCACGGTCGCATATTCAAAGTCTGCAAGGCCTGTTTGGAGATCTTCAACACGGAGGAGGAGTTGAACTTGCACTGCGAAGAGCTGCACAGTTCCAAGAATCAGAACGTAACCATCGTCAAAAATAATTATCCGAAGGAAGATGTTGAGGAAATTGAAGAATCGGAGAGTTGCAAGGAGGAAATCGAAGATGTGGAGGATGTTGGAACCGAGGAACTATTCAGTCCCTTCGCTCAGGATTTATCGGCTATGAAGATATCGTTGCTGGAGAAAAGACTGTTGGGTAAGAAGATAAACGAGGAAAACCAAACGAAGATCGAAGATAAAACAAAACTTAACCCGACTAAAACCAAACAACCACTTAAAAAAGACTCCCCGAGATACGAAGATGATATTGCAGCCCAACAAGGCAGTTCCAAGAGAACGGTTTACGTAGACAGCGATGTGCCATCACTTTGCGAGATATGTTTTAAAACGTGGCCAGCTAAGAAGCACCTGTGGCAACACTACATTCGTTGCCATAAAAGTGTTGCAGCAACAGTTTGTGGAATCTGTCTGAAGACCAACGTTGATTACAGGACCCTCCAAAGACACTTGAGACAAAACCACCCCACTCTCTTACACGGTCAAGGCTTCGGTTCGAATTTTATATGTAAAATATGCGGGAGGTACCACAACGCAAGCTCCAAGTTGAAGTTGCACATGGCCATACACGAAAACTTCGATTGGTCCATATTGGAGAATGAGGGAGAGATAAACGGAGAGAAACTCAAGACCGAACACAACGAAACATACTACGAAAGTTTAATAGAACAAGTTGAATGTTCTTCAAACGAAGACGAAGAAAGTGAAGATGAACGAAAAGTGGATAAGGTCGATTTGAGCAGTTCCGAAGATGACAGTGAGAGTGAAACGATATCCGAAGACTCCAATCAGAATCGACACAAGTTCCGTTGTAATTCTTCAGAGAATTCTGGGATGGAAAAATACCAATTGAAATCGGACAATCTAAACGTAGACAAAAAGTTTTCTGGGACTCCTGTTGAATTCCAGACTACGGAAAGTGAGGATTCGAGTTCGGAGAGTTGCAGCAGCGAAGAAGAAGGGACGATTGGAAGATCCAATACGGCTTCTTCGAACGATGTGATGATTGTGAACGGTTTGACCAATTCGAATAGTAACGTCATCTTGGTCGATTCCATGGGGGACTCTATGACGTTTACGGATAACAATTTGTTCGGTTTCAAGACCGAGGAGTTGGATTCGGCTGTTAAGAGTATAAGTCGGGAGTGCGAGTCGCAGGTGAAGGAGGACTTGGAGGTGGAGTATTGCGAGTTGTCGATCGGTGCAGCTTTGAACGATGGAGAAATTGAGTCGGCCGTTGGGAGCATATTGTGA
- the LOC123320014 gene encoding DNA-binding protein Ets97D, with the protein MDRHKPGLNAQTFLVTLNEYGQKIYTSQTNPSKSYIIDEEGNLLEYNAGLGSDHVDSQAMHNNDDDDDSNGMDVAPLGDDSQLGLIGSLDSDFENNLMHELDSGLLTMVGDSTSHYIIQHMDIQEPLLKLRKLLETKLQLNLEHYKFFLQGVQELESHRNLVEQCVQGEGIVQINVQIQNNTKRINIIDVLKPAVDLIADDTSSKSGKETEEDDASKHKNIVQWQVDVNFRKEQERLKMPMDPEEWGVIHVRHWLQWAVRHFNLPNIKLSDWSMSGEELYKLTMQDFQRIVPSDPSDIFWTHLELLRKMKVVAIIKEDDIDISPPKRRTKLMEQSKITKGKNFAPTVYKYFDSTMNCKNGFNGQIQLWQFLLELLTSKEYMNIISWIGNEGEFKLMNPADVAKLWGERKNKPKMNYEKLSRALRYYYDGDMICKVSGKRFVYKFVCDLKQLLGYSAVELSNLVNFRNPKKPS; encoded by the exons ATGGACAGGCATAAGCCAGGTCTTAATGCTCAAACATTTTTAGTTACTTTGAATGAGTATGGGCAAAAAATATACACGTCTCAAACAAATCCTTCTAAAAG TTATATCATAGATGAAGAAGGAAATTTGTTGGAGTACAATGCTGGTTTGGGCTCCGATCATGTTGATTCTCAAGCAATGCACAATAACGACGATGATGATGACTCTAATGGTATGGATGTTGCCCCCTTGGGAGATGATTCCCAGCTTGGCCTAATAGGTTCATTAGATTCTGATTTTGAGAACAATTTAATGCATGAACTTGATTCTGGATTGCTGACCATGGTGGGAGATAGTACTTCGCATTATATCATACAGCATATGGATATTCAAGAACCTTTATTGAAACTCAGGAAACTCCTTGAGACAAAGTTACAACTCAATCTGGAACACTATAAATTCTTCTTACAGGGAGTTCAAGAA ttggaAAGTCACAGAAATTTGGTAGAGCAATGTGTTCAAGGAGAGGGCATTGTGCAAATAAATGTCCAAATTCAGAATAACACTAAAAGGATTAATATAATAGATGTGCTAAAACCTGCGGTGGATCTCATAGCAG ATGACACTTCAAGTAAATCCGGTAAAGAGACAGAGGAAGATGATGCTTCCAAACATAAAAACATAGTGCAATGGCAGGTGGACGTAAACTTTAGAAAAGAACAGGAAAGGTTGAAAATGCCCATGGATCCCGAGGAATG GGGTGTTATACACGTTAGACATTGGCTGCAGTGGGCGGTGAGGCATTTTAATCTTCCGAATATCAAGCTTTCTGATTGGTCGATGAGTGGAGAAGAGCTCTACAAACTGACCATGCAGGATTTTCAGAGGATTGTACCGTCCGATCCGTCTGACATATTTTGGACACATTTGGAGCTTTTGCGAAAGATGAAGGTTGTAG CAATTATTAAAGAAGACGATATCGATATTTCTCCACCTAAAAGAAGAACGAAACTGATGGAACAGAGCAAG ATCACCAAGGGTAAGAATTTCGCACCGACGGTTTATAAATATTTCGATAGTACCATGAACTGCAAGAACGGGTTCAATGGACAAATACAATTATGGCAATTCCTACTGGAATTGCTCACTTCTAAGGAATACATGAATATTATCAGTTGGATCG GTAACGAGGGAGAGTTCAAGCTGATGAATCCTGCGGACGTGGCCAAGTTGTGGGGGGAGAGGAAAAACAAGCCGAAGATGAACTACGAGAAACTCTCCAGGGCCCTCAGGTACTATTATGACGGTGACATGATATGCAAAGTGAGCGGGAAGAGATTCGTGTATAAATTCGTCTGCGATCTGAAGCAACTGCTAGGTTACAGTGCGGTCGAGCTCTCCAATTTAGTGAACTTCCGAAATCCCAAGAAACCATCTTAG
- the LOC123320435 gene encoding uncharacterized protein LOC123320435, with translation MNLIFHLVANDGDTIFQVMQNFQLEYPVISRNYLGKNRLQHAQISGPNIYMVNVDKLPAEDFLEKLEREYHNSRVRFIFIGRHFQESDVNILIEKYVVNFLFIKYPTGEILTTFPYTSGHLRNFSTNLEQIGYCREGELFMDGEVFRNKLPKSWDNFSMSLLYRHDEPFTIDPRGQRKGIEIDLLDIILGRMGIKSKYTNVRHISSTMILLLKFFHKFDIGFGNEVPLANTANEYTIPYSCHALSWYVPKSGILPKWKLIFNTFSVNLCWLWGLLLLFFSVFWYLVYIALKDQRHFSYFFNKIWIIISFVLEQPGNYLSDFTTIIILLFMILQSSLILNVLYKAKYTSLLSTVNYYGEINSLEKIMENNLKMGLTRFLIRIYQTTPSVKKYLEENFVECDIDMKCLFRTALKRDIAVLAAERKVNFFQRSFTDEDGSPYLNKIMPPALTYCNSFIFPKGHPLFPSINKFLSHLLDHGIVDKVISSYENLYFNGIYVNQQVKLNFDHVKAAFIVLLVGNSAALFIFVIENLMLQKIFKRENNGYV, from the coding sequence ATGAATCTTATTTTTCATTTAGTAGCAAATGACGGTGATACAATTTTTCAAGTgatgcaaaattttcaattggaATATCCCGTTATTAGTAGGAACTACCTGGGAAAAAATAGATTGCAACATGCTCAAATTTCTGGTCCGAATATTTATATGGTAAATGTCGATAAATTGCCTGCAGAGGATTTTCTGGAAAAATTGGAACGTGAATATCACAATTCGAGAGTTCGGTTCATATTCATTGGCCGACATTTCCAAGAATCGGATGTGAATATCCTCATCGAGAAATATGTTGTGAATTTCTTATTCATCAAATATCCAACGGGTGAAATTCTTACAACTTTTCCGTACACGTCGGGGCATTTGCGAAATTTCTCCACAAATCTGGAGCAGATCGGTTATTGCAGAGAAGGAGAATTGTTCATGGATGGTGAAGTATTTCGAAACAAATTACCAAAATCTTGGGATAATTTTAGCATGTCTTTGCTTTATCGTCATGATGAACCTTTCACAATAGATCCCAGAGGGCAAAGAAAAGGTATTGAGATCGATTTGTTGGATATTATTCTAGGAAGGATGGGAATTAAAAGTAAATATACCAATGTTAGACATATAAGTTCCACTATGATTTTGTTGCTGAAGTTTTTCCACAAGTTTGACATAGGTTTTGGGAATGAGGTACCACTAGCAAATACTGCCAATGAATACACCATTCCTTATAGTTGTCACGCTTTGAGTTGGTATGTGCCTAAATCTGGTATTTTGCCAAAGTGGAAGCTGATTTTCAACAcattttctgtaaatttatgTTGGCTATGGGGTTTACTACTACTATTTTTCTCTGTATTTTGGTACCTAGTTTATATCGCATTGAAAGACCAGAGGCATTTCAGTTATTTCTTCAATAAGATATGGATCATTATCAGCTTTGTTTTAGAACAGCCTGGAAATTATCTTTCAGATTTTACCACAATAAttattcttttatttatgatcCTGCAATCATCATTGATTTTGAATGTTCTATACAAAGCAAAGTATACTTCTCTATTGTCCACTGTAAATTACTATGGAGAGATCAATTCTTTGGAGAAAATAATGGAGAATAATTTGAAGATGGGATTAACACGTTTTTTGATCAGGATTTACCAGACAACACCAAGTGTTAAAAAATATTTAGAAgaaaattttgtggaatgtgATATTGATATGAAATGCTTGTTTCGAACAGCTTTGAAAAGAGATATTGCAGTATTGGCAGCAGAAAGgaaagttaatttttttcagcGTTCGTTTACTGATGAGGATGGTTCGCCATATTTGAACAAAATTATGCCGCCAGCTCTGACATACTGCAACTCTTTCATTTTTCCTAAGGGACATCCCTTGTTTCCTTCAATAAACAAATTTTTATCACATCTGTTAGATCACGGCATTGTGGATAAAGTGATATCAAGTTATGAGAATCTTTATTTCAATGGTATTTACGTAAATCAGCAGGTGAAGTTGAATTTTGATCATGTGAAGGCAGCTTTCATAGTTTTATTAGTTGGAAATTCCGCAGCTCTTTTTATTTTTGTCATTGAGAATTTGAtgttacaaaaaattttcaagaggGAAAATAATGGATATGTTTGA
- the LOC123320356 gene encoding uncharacterized protein LOC123320356 — MIMDSSSVNDEILRVINVNARVLRREAKLSLESEDTELIGFMDGKMVFKKNIVDKSIKTQENIDNLNENMKKHNEESLKKNEASMKPVNTQVIKEVKIQNFVQEPHGKKFIYLNGKKLQIVRHTANTIQNKLEDKIEMPKLIPKLRGLKTMSLGNKSGGEIEKNQPSVVEYTNQQAVNFSSKQPRNILPKLTGKIISINKTDSFQNLSMIMKEMGGTIRLVSSQEPSPPGIPLINKSISENRDQGHTVKVARASKMELSQSIPKENKNSVTVSTNTEQVKTAHKGVQTEISPKKLNTSSEVAANPISELYSSGVIIGDDVNMGHGPPSIYTLNEQHIKMKFFNDLNRCLKWESGNLPIHRGVIQQDLQEVRSQCVVLKVRKKGINIANINNYTPLQLAVINNVSVDIVKVLLEYNADLSVLDSEGNNVLHLAVEHNRTDLVRIFLDQLESSKLDINCFNYDGLTPLMMCAFHVDRIDMAEQLLKKDALLNLKDLKSGRTAIFHAAESHNAPMVLLLLDYGADTKIRNFFGTSVHDAMFELDDMPKEIKYPILGRDLKVHEKRKLHQQKVRSQETFKRKKLEIVSTIQKLESKSSFVVNTATVKK; from the exons ATGATTATGGATTCATCTTCTGTTAATGATGAGATATTGAGAGTAATAAATGTTAACGCAAGAGTTTTGAGAAGAGAAGCTAAATTATCCCTGGAGTCAGAAGATACAGAATTGATTGGATTTATGGATGGTAAAATGGTTTTTAAGAAGAATATTGTGGACAAATCAATAAAAACACAAGAAAATATAGATAATTTAAATGAAAACATGAAAAAGCACAATGAAGAATCTCTTAAGAAGAATGAAGCCTCAATGAAACCTGTTAATACTCAAGTTATCAAAGAAGTGAAAATACAGAACTTCGTACAAGAACCTCATggtaaaaaatttatatatttaaaCGGGAAGAAGCTCCAAATTGTAAGACATACTGCGAATACAATACAAAATAAACTAGAAGATAAAATAGAGATGCCTAAACTAATTCCTAAGCTAAGAGGACTTAAAACAATGTCATTAGGTAATAAATCAggtggtgaaattgaaaagaatCAGCCATCTGTTGTAGAGTACACAAACCAACAAGCAGTGAATTTCTCCTCCAAACAGCCACGTAACATATTGCCCAAATTAACTGGTAAAATCATTTCTATCAATAAAACTGATAGTTTTCAAAACTTATCTATGATTATGAAAGAAATGGGGGGGACAATAAGACTTGTCAGCAGTCAAGAACCATCACCACCTGGGATTCCCCTGATTAACAAAAGTATATCTGAAAATAGAGATCAAGGCCATACTGTTAAAGTTGCCCGTGCCAGTAAAATGGAACTTAGCCAATCTATACCTAAGGAGAATAAAAATTCAGTGACAGTTTCTACTAATACTGAACAGGTGAAAACTGCACATAAAGGAGTTCAGACTGAAATTTCACCCAAGAAATTGAACACAAGCAGTGAAGTTGCAGCAAACCCTATCAGTGAACTTTATAGTAGTGGAGTTATAATCGGTGATGATGTTAATATGGGGCATGGCCCTCCTTCTATTTATACCCTGAATGAACAACacattaaaatgaaatttttcaacgaTCTTAATAGGTGCCTCAAATGGGAATCCGGCAATTT acCAATTCACAGAGGGGTTATTCAGCAAGATTTGCAAGAAGTGAGAAGTCAGTGTGTGGTGCTGAAAGTGAGAAAAAAGGGAATAAATATCGCTAATATCAATAATTAT ACACCCCTTCAGTTAGCAGTTATCAACAATGTCAGTGTTGACATCGTAAAAGTCCTTCTTGAATACAATGCCGATTTGTCAGTATTAGATTCGGAAGGCAATAACGTCCTCCATCTCGCTGTCGAACATAACAGGACCGATTTGGTCAGAATTTTTCTCGATCAACTGGAAAGCAGTAAATTGGACATAAATTGCTTCAATTATGACG GACTTACTCCTTTGATGATGTGCGCTTTCCATGTCGACAGAATAGACATGGCAGAGCAGCTCCTCAAGAAAGATGCTCTGCTGAATTTGAAAGACCTCAAATCTGGAAGAACCGCCATATTCCACGCTGCCGAAAGTCACAACG CTCCGATGGTGCTGCTGCTGCTAGATTACGGGGCAGACACGAAAATCAGGAACTTCTTCGGCACCTCAGTCCACGATGCAATGTTCGAGCTGGACGATATGCCAAAGGAGATCAAGTACCCGATATtgggaagggatctgaaggtgCACGAGAAGCGAAAGCTGCATCAGCAGAAAGTGAGGAGTCAGGAAACTTTCAAACGTAAAAAGTTAGAGATAGTGTCTACCATTCAGAAATTGGAGTCTAAGTCGAGTTTCGTGGTCAATACGGCAACCGTTAAGAAATGA